Proteins co-encoded in one Astyanax mexicanus isolate ESR-SI-001 chromosome 1, AstMex3_surface, whole genome shotgun sequence genomic window:
- the LOC125782240 gene encoding E3 ubiquitin-protein ligase TRIM35-like translates to MASKSFLVEDLTCPVCFEIFTVPVVLNCSHSVCKECLQKFWESKGSRECPICRRRSSNDSPLVNLALKNLCENFLQERSGRTSAGSETLCSLHGENLRIYCLDHQQPVCLVCQTSRNHTGHNFRPIDEAATDCKEELRTTLNSLKEKLEIFKECKLNWDQTADHIKTQARCTENQIKEDFEKLHQFLRDEEAARITALREEEEQKSQMMKEKIEKMSREISALSDTIRGVEEEMGAEDVPFLQNYKTTVERTQCTLQDPESQSGALLNVEKHLSNLKFSVWKKMQEILQFTPVTLDLNSAGSNLIVSEDLISVRLSPDKLQLPDNPERFDGDYRFCVVGSESFNSGIHCWDVEVGDDEYWFVGVMLESAERKGDIFSRRGVWFLWCCDGKYGFRSTPQKPTVLSVSVKVRRVRVELDWNRGKLSFSDPLTNTHLHTITHTFTETLVPFFFTSNSLTISPAQISVSVNQ, encoded by the exons ATGGCTTCTAAATCTTTCTTAGTGGAGGATCTCACCTGTCCTGTGTGTTTTGAGATCTTCACGGTTCCTGTGGTTCTGAACTGTAGCCAcagtgtgtgtaaagagtgtctGCAGAAGTTCTGGGAGTCTAAAGGATCCAGAGAGTGTCCAATTTGTAGGAGAAGATCTTCAAATGATTCTCCTCTAGTAAACCTGGCTCTGAAGAACCTGTGTGAGAACTTCTTACAGGAGAGAAGTGGGAGAACTTCAGCCGGTTCTGAGACACTCTGCAGTCTGCACGGAGAGAACCTCCGGATCTACTGTCTGGATCATCAGCAGCCCGTGTGCTTGGTGTGTCAAACCTCGAGGAACCATACAGGCCATAATTTCCGCCCCATTGATGAAGCTGCAACCGACTGCAAG GAGGAGCTCAGAACTACTCTGAATTCCCTAAAGGAGAAACTGGAGATCTTTAAAGAGTGTAAACTGAACTGGGATCAGACTGCAGATCATATAAAG ACTCAGGCCCGATGCACAGAGAATCAGATTAAGGAGGACTTTGAGAAGCTTCACCAGTTTCTACGAGATGAAGAGGCAGCCCGGATCACTGCGCtgagggaggaagaggagcagaagAGTCAGATGATGAAGGAGAAGATTGAGAAGATGAGCAGAGAGATATCAGCACTATCAGACACTATCAGAGGCGTAGAAGAGGAGATGGGAGCTGAAGACGTTCCATTCCTACAG AACTATAAGACCACAGTGGAAag AACCCAGTGCACACTGCAGGATCCAGAGAGCCAATCAGGAGCTCTGCTCAACGTGGAGAAACATCTGTCCAACCTGAAGTTCAGCGTCTGGAAGAAGATGCAGGAGATCCTTCAGTTTA ctcCTGTAACTCTGGATCTGAACTCTGCTGGTTCTAATCTCATCGTATCTGAAGATCTGATCAGTGTGAGACTCAGTCCTGATAAACTGCAGCTTCCTgataatccagagagatttgatggtGATTATAGGTTCTGTGTTGTTGGATCTGAGAGCTTTAACTCAGGAATTCACTGCTGGGATGTTGAAGTTGGAGATGATGAATACTGGTTTGTGGGAGTGATGTTAGAATCTGCTGAGAGGAAGGGAGATATATTCTCCAGGAGAGGagtgtggtttctgtggtgttgtgaTGGTAAATATGGATTCAGGTCTACACCACAGAAGCCCACTGTTCTCTCAGTATCAGTGAAAGTGAGGAGGGTGAGAGTTGAGCTGGACTGGAACAGAGGAAAACTCTCATTCTCTGATcctctcactaacacacacttacacaccatcacacacactttcactgagACACTCGTTCCATTCTTCTTTACCTCTAACTCTCTAACTATCAGTCCAGCTCAGATCAGTGTatctgtgaatcagtga